GTTATAGTAAGGGTATGGTTTTGATTCTTTCAACGATAGTGCTTTCAATCAACTGGCGCGGTCATAGGAGCCGCAAGGATGAAAGAGAGGTAGGGCTTTTATTGTTTGGAAAATTAAAGCGAGATCTTTTATACCTTTTTATATAAGTGTTTTTTCATGAGTAGCACAGGCAAGGGTTAAGTATTCACATGTTATAAGGGATATTCACTCGGTGTGATGTGATTGATGTTCCTTATAATATGTGAATTTTCATTTACCATAGTTTGTAAATACGATTGACATATTAAGAATTTATCTAAGAATGGGGTTTTTAAGCATGACACAAACTGGTACAGTAAAATGGTTTAATGCAGAAAAAGGTTTCGGTTTTATCGAAGTAGAAGGCGGGAATGATGTATTCGTACACTTCAGCGCTATCACTGGTGAAGGTTTCAAATCACTTGACGAAGGTCAAGCTGTTGAGTTCGAAATCGTAGATGGCGATCGCGGACCTCAAGCTGCTAACGTTGTAAAACGCTAAGTAGTATATAGAAGAGCTATCTCGCTTAGAGGTAGCTCTTCATTTTGCTTATATAAAGATAATTTCACATACTGTATTAGTAAATGATATAAAGATATCGACATAGCAAAAGAAGTTTACTTTATCCCGATTTGAGGAATAGGTCAATAATTAATTAAAATTGGGGGTAAAAATAATGCATGAACAATACGAACCGACAATTCTTGAAATGAGAAAGAAACTTAATATGATGAAGGAAGATCGCCATCAATATAAGAGAGAAGCGTTTATTGAGGTCTACGAGGAATACGTACAAACATTAGAAC
Above is a genomic segment from Bacillus sp. FJAT-45037 containing:
- a CDS encoding cold-shock protein; the protein is MTQTGTVKWFNAEKGFGFIEVEGGNDVFVHFSAITGEGFKSLDEGQAVEFEIVDGDRGPQAANVVKR